A genomic region of Rhodothermales bacterium contains the following coding sequences:
- a CDS encoding DUF4783 domain-containing protein yields the protein MSTMQHGRRDPRCLTADGSVLAAASLMLRMLFLGLLVWAMAPTASGQVPDSLVEQVRSSVDAADVESLLALGEGRIEVGLFGAARLFSRAQAAYVLSDFFRQHPPQRLEIGESVSTETGWFAAGDYYRLGGRSPLRVYLRLRALRDGSWVVREIVVLDAPDS from the coding sequence ATGTCCACAATGCAGCACGGCCGCCGTGATCCACGATGCCTGACGGCCGATGGATCGGTTCTTGCCGCCGCCAGCCTCATGCTGCGCATGCTGTTTTTGGGCCTTCTTGTTTGGGCGATGGCGCCAACGGCCTCCGGCCAGGTGCCGGATTCTCTGGTGGAGCAGGTACGCTCATCCGTGGACGCAGCGGATGTTGAGTCGCTTCTGGCGCTGGGTGAGGGGCGTATCGAGGTAGGCCTGTTCGGGGCGGCCCGGCTGTTCAGTCGTGCCCAGGCGGCCTACGTGCTGTCGGATTTCTTTCGGCAGCATCCGCCGCAGCGTCTGGAGATCGGGGAGTCGGTGTCCACGGAGACCGGCTGGTTTGCCGCCGGCGATTACTACCGGCTGGGCGGTCGCTCGCCACTCAGGGTCTATCTGCGACTGCGTGCGCTGCGCGACGGCAGCTGGGTGGTTCGCGAGATCGTCGTGCTCGACGCCCCGGATTCATGA
- a CDS encoding Smr/MutS family protein — translation MDLYPSHIGERLGFDVIRKHLLKRAASDVGRSVLEGLEPLPFDVATAELDQVSGLQGLLQAGDLLPEALFDPVDDLLASVRPRGAFLDPDGLLEVRRVCVATTDVARVLVRESAPRALRSEGARFAPLDDLRTAIEDLIEADGSVKDSASRELRDIRRRMRTAQSHVRRSLMDALRKATGEGWATEDQPTLRGGRMVIPVRAEAKRQLGGIVHDVSATGQTAFVEPAESVELNNEVRELEAAERREVVRLLTLVSDMVRAHSDDIARNVELLAHYDARRAKALLAHALDARVPERADDGVIRLVTARNAELMLLARDDARDVVPLSLDLHSGASMLVISGPNAGGKSVAMKTVGLFALMLSCGVPIPVEAGSRLDRFDRLLADIGDEQSVEDDLSTFSSRLARTRVMVEQADARTLVLIDEAGTGTDPQEGSALAQATLELLHDVGARVVVTTHHAALKRFAHETEGAVNAMMRFDEASLRPTYEFEPGLPGASYAFEIADRMGLPATLVGRSRELLGSDHVSFERLLADLEERNRQLQEQVDRQVIEARKAADRRRTLEDRLEALTGARDDIREKALGEAEDLLGGVNAEVERAIREIRESQANPETVRKARQRLDATREKVGKAQRKSSRRKQSRKREKAPARQGPIGLGDQVRVGRDGPVGEVLEIKDSEAVVAIGPAHSRVKLARLVKVGGKAAQKVLVKARLEPSAARLRIDVRGKRALEAVAEVERFVDEGLSAGLERAEILHGKGTGALRASIHDYLEARRDVTFDEAPIDQGGAGVTIVSF, via the coding sequence ATGGACCTGTATCCATCGCATATCGGTGAGCGCCTCGGCTTCGATGTCATTCGCAAGCACCTGCTGAAACGTGCTGCGAGTGATGTGGGCCGCTCGGTACTGGAAGGACTTGAGCCCCTTCCGTTCGACGTGGCCACAGCTGAGCTGGACCAGGTTTCCGGTCTTCAGGGCCTGCTCCAGGCCGGCGATCTGTTGCCGGAAGCCTTGTTCGATCCCGTCGACGACCTGCTGGCCTCGGTGCGCCCGCGCGGAGCCTTCCTCGATCCGGACGGCCTGCTGGAGGTCCGTCGCGTGTGCGTCGCGACCACGGATGTGGCCCGCGTCCTGGTAAGGGAATCGGCCCCGCGCGCGCTGCGATCAGAAGGAGCGCGGTTCGCGCCGCTGGACGACCTGCGGACCGCCATCGAGGACCTCATCGAGGCGGACGGGTCCGTCAAGGACTCCGCCTCCAGGGAGTTGCGTGACATCCGACGCCGCATGCGCACGGCACAGTCCCATGTGCGGCGCTCGCTGATGGATGCGCTCCGCAAGGCGACGGGCGAAGGGTGGGCCACCGAGGATCAACCCACATTGCGTGGCGGCCGCATGGTGATTCCGGTGCGCGCGGAGGCGAAGCGTCAACTTGGCGGCATCGTTCACGACGTATCCGCCACGGGCCAGACGGCCTTCGTAGAACCGGCCGAGTCCGTCGAACTCAACAACGAGGTGCGCGAACTGGAGGCCGCCGAGCGCAGGGAGGTGGTCCGTCTCCTGACACTGGTATCTGACATGGTTCGGGCTCACTCAGACGACATCGCCCGGAATGTGGAGCTGCTGGCGCACTATGACGCGCGAAGAGCCAAGGCTCTGCTGGCGCACGCCCTGGATGCCCGCGTTCCGGAGCGTGCGGACGATGGGGTCATTCGACTGGTGACGGCGCGCAATGCCGAATTGATGCTCCTGGCCAGGGACGACGCCCGCGATGTGGTGCCCTTGAGCCTGGATCTGCATTCGGGTGCCTCCATGCTGGTCATCTCGGGCCCCAACGCAGGCGGCAAGTCTGTTGCCATGAAGACGGTGGGCCTGTTTGCGTTGATGCTGTCCTGCGGAGTCCCGATACCCGTCGAAGCGGGCTCCCGCCTGGACCGATTTGATCGCCTGCTTGCCGATATCGGGGACGAGCAGTCGGTAGAGGATGACCTGTCCACGTTCTCGTCCCGACTGGCGCGCACCCGGGTGATGGTCGAACAGGCGGACGCGCGCACGCTGGTGCTCATCGATGAGGCCGGGACGGGCACGGATCCCCAGGAGGGCTCGGCGCTGGCCCAGGCGACGCTCGAACTTCTGCATGACGTCGGCGCGCGGGTAGTGGTGACCACGCATCATGCCGCACTCAAGCGCTTTGCCCATGAGACCGAGGGTGCTGTGAACGCCATGATGCGCTTTGACGAGGCATCACTGCGCCCGACCTATGAGTTCGAGCCCGGCCTGCCTGGGGCCTCGTATGCCTTCGAGATTGCGGATCGCATGGGGCTGCCGGCGACGCTTGTCGGGCGCAGCCGGGAGCTGCTGGGCAGCGACCATGTTTCCTTCGAGCGGTTGCTCGCCGACCTGGAAGAACGGAATCGGCAGCTCCAGGAGCAGGTGGACCGGCAAGTCATTGAGGCCCGCAAGGCCGCCGATCGGCGCAGGACCCTCGAGGATCGGCTGGAGGCACTGACCGGTGCGCGCGACGATATCAGGGAGAAGGCGCTCGGGGAGGCCGAGGACCTTCTAGGCGGCGTCAATGCGGAGGTCGAGCGTGCCATCCGGGAGATCCGTGAGTCCCAGGCCAATCCCGAGACCGTGCGAAAGGCCCGTCAGCGTCTGGACGCCACGCGGGAGAAGGTGGGCAAGGCGCAGCGCAAGAGCTCACGTCGCAAGCAGTCCAGGAAGCGCGAGAAGGCACCTGCGAGGCAGGGGCCCATCGGTCTTGGAGATCAGGTGCGCGTGGGAAGGGACGGTCCGGTCGGGGAAGTACTTGAGATCAAGGATTCCGAGGCCGTGGTGGCAATTGGTCCGGCCCACAGCCGCGTAAAGCTCGCCCGTCTTGTGAAGGTCGGCGGGAAGGCAGCACAGAAGGTGCTCGTCAAAGCCAGGCTCGAACCGTCGGCAGCACGGCTGCGCATTGACGTTCGTGGAAAGCGAGCACTCGAGGCTGTGGCTGAAGTGGAGCGATTTGTGGACGAGGGCCTGTCTGCCGGACTGGAGCGGGCGGAGATTCTGCATGGCAAGGGCACGGGCGCGCTGCGCGCCTCGATTCACGACTACCTTGAAGCACGTCGGGACGTTACGTTTGACGAGGCGCCCATCGACCAGGGAGGGGCGGGCGTCACCATTGTCTCCTTCTGA